One genomic window of Cellulophaga sp. Hel_I_12 includes the following:
- a CDS encoding M48 family metalloprotease: MRRGNWKIKIFIGLAIVAFALIQKCNNSETNPYTNRVQNINMSSDQEIAIGLQSRPEITQQYGGLHPDQRMQDLVDAIGNRLVQNSIAKDTPYQYEFHLLADPNTINAFALPGGQVFITYALFSELNEAQLAGVLGHEIGHVIGRHSAERIAEGNFWQTISMGASVGADAGDIVGSIGQNTLLKNGRGDELESDDLGVLFMMNSGYDPYEMIEVMKILKAAGGPSRQPEFQSTHPDPENRIEKIKEAIKKYQKQA, translated from the coding sequence GTGAGAAGAGGTAACTGGAAAATTAAAATTTTTATCGGACTCGCTATAGTGGCTTTCGCGTTGATACAAAAATGTAACAATAGCGAAACAAACCCTTACACGAATAGAGTTCAGAATATAAACATGAGTTCGGATCAAGAAATTGCAATTGGCTTGCAGAGTAGACCCGAAATTACACAGCAATATGGGGGTTTACATCCTGACCAACGCATGCAAGACCTAGTAGATGCGATTGGAAATAGATTAGTACAAAATAGCATCGCAAAAGATACGCCTTACCAATACGAGTTTCATTTACTTGCCGATCCAAATACCATTAATGCTTTTGCCTTACCCGGTGGACAAGTATTTATTACCTATGCCTTATTTTCAGAATTAAACGAAGCCCAATTGGCAGGAGTTTTAGGCCATGAAATTGGTCATGTTATCGGCCGGCATTCTGCGGAACGTATCGCAGAAGGCAATTTTTGGCAAACTATTTCTATGGGCGCATCGGTAGGCGCAGATGCAGGGGATATTGTTGGTAGTATTGGTCAAAACACCTTACTTAAAAACGGTCGCGGTGATGAATTAGAAAGTGATGATTTAGGTGTTCTTTTTATGATGAATTCGGGTTACGATCCCTATGAAATGATAGAAGTAATGAAGATTTTAAAAGCAGCAGGAGGCCCCAGCAGACAACCAGAATTTCAAAGTACGCACCCTGATCCAGAAAATAGAATAGAAAAAATTAAGGAAGCTATTAAAAAATACCAAAAACAAGCCTAG
- the pepE gene encoding dipeptidase PepE yields the protein MKKILLASTSTLFGQAYLAYLLPELEIFFKGKKTITFIPYARPGGISHDAYTQIVAKAFAAIDKKVVGVHSFRNPITALQSAEAIFTGGGNTFLLVQQLYEKQIMAVLKEKIEHGTPYLGTSAGSNIAGVTMKNTNDMPIVYPPSFETLGLVNFNINAHYLDPDPKSLHNGETRETRIKEFHCFNTVPVVGLREGSYVAVEGEKIELKGPFKARIFLPNKKPFEGKNLHFS from the coding sequence ATGAAAAAAATACTTCTAGCGAGTACCTCAACACTATTTGGACAAGCCTATTTGGCGTATTTGTTACCGGAACTCGAGATTTTTTTTAAAGGTAAAAAAACAATTACCTTCATCCCCTACGCTAGGCCAGGTGGCATTTCTCATGATGCCTATACTCAAATTGTGGCTAAGGCCTTTGCTGCGATAGATAAAAAAGTGGTGGGCGTACATAGCTTTAGGAACCCCATAACTGCTTTGCAAAGCGCTGAAGCCATTTTTACAGGTGGAGGCAATACTTTTTTATTAGTGCAACAGCTCTATGAAAAGCAAATAATGGCCGTTTTGAAAGAAAAAATTGAGCATGGCACACCCTATTTGGGCACTAGTGCGGGTAGTAATATTGCGGGTGTTACTATGAAAAACACCAATGATATGCCCATTGTATATCCACCTAGTTTTGAAACACTGGGCCTTGTAAATTTTAATATCAATGCACATTATTTAGATCCAGACCCCAAAAGCCTACATAATGGAGAAACAAGGGAAACAAGAATTAAAGAGTTTCATTGTTTCAATACTGTTCCTGTAGTTGGGTTACGCGAAGGTAGTTATGTTGCTGTTGAAGGTGAAAAAATTGAATTAAAAGGTCCCTTTAAGGCACGTATTTTTCTCCCTAACAAAAAGCCTTTCGAAGGAAAAAACCTACACTTCAGCTAG
- a CDS encoding gliding motility-associated C-terminal domain-containing protein, whose product MKSLLLKNITYIFVFLVGFIANAQSALHHAGTMQIHAGANVGFHTNFINTAPFDQNLGLVGFYGANFLNIQGSVSPVFYDFEVSANNGVALNVPTSVSNSVNFITGDVITPKSVQDIYVALVNDAIYVGESDFSKVDGYALVTNQQTYSFPVGDEAQLRPLIMNSNSINLTAKCAYFFEDPNSPFSFSEIFDTTETARQLDAVNEKEFWRLESSVPTTVTLSWNLRSDIGALTEETENLLVVGWGKINKEWEILGNTFVSGDVSNGMISSDSFIPDAYEAITIGSLLVPQDRMVIDNFYMSPNGDGTNDVLVIDELSLSPNNDLKIYDRNGLLVFQKENYTNEFAGVSNVDNLVIDRNKGLPAGIYFYVVNLFDLGFEFQGFLYLAR is encoded by the coding sequence ATGAAATCATTATTACTTAAAAACATAACTTACATATTCGTCTTTCTAGTAGGCTTTATTGCCAATGCCCAAAGCGCCTTACACCATGCGGGTACTATGCAAATCCATGCGGGTGCAAATGTGGGTTTTCATACCAATTTTATAAATACGGCGCCTTTTGATCAAAACTTGGGCTTGGTGGGTTTTTATGGGGCTAATTTTTTAAATATTCAGGGCAGCGTTTCTCCTGTATTTTATGATTTTGAAGTCAGTGCTAACAATGGCGTGGCATTAAATGTGCCTACCAGTGTAAGCAATAGCGTTAATTTTATCACCGGAGATGTCATTACGCCAAAATCAGTACAAGACATTTATGTTGCGCTTGTTAATGATGCTATTTATGTGGGCGAAAGCGATTTTTCTAAAGTAGATGGGTATGCCTTGGTCACCAACCAACAAACCTACTCATTTCCTGTGGGGGATGAAGCCCAATTGCGTCCCTTAATCATGAATTCGAACAGCATCAATTTAACCGCAAAATGCGCTTACTTTTTTGAAGACCCCAATTCGCCTTTCTCTTTTTCTGAAATTTTCGATACTACCGAAACGGCTAGGCAGTTAGACGCTGTCAACGAAAAAGAATTCTGGCGTTTAGAAAGCAGCGTGCCTACTACGGTTACCTTGTCTTGGAATTTGCGCAGTGATATTGGTGCCTTGACCGAAGAAACTGAAAATTTATTGGTGGTCGGATGGGGCAAGATCAATAAAGAATGGGAAATATTAGGGAATACCTTCGTGAGTGGCGACGTTTCGAATGGGATGATTTCTTCAGACAGCTTTATACCCGATGCCTACGAAGCTATCACTATTGGTAGTTTATTAGTACCGCAAGACCGAATGGTGATTGATAATTTTTATATGTCGCCCAATGGGGATGGCACCAACGATGTTTTAGTCATCGATGAACTAAGTCTCTCTCCTAATAATGACTTAAAAATATACGATCGCAACGGCTTGTTGGTCTTTCAAAAAGAAAATTATACCAACGAATTTGCAGGAGTTTCCAATGTAGATAATTTAGTCATTGATAGAAATAAAGGCTTACCTGCTGGCATTTATTTTTACGTCGTAAACCTTTTTGATCTCGGCTTTGAGTTTCAAGGTTTTCTTTACCTAGCGCGGTAA
- a CDS encoding M15 family metallopeptidase: protein MQRRSFLHYTGMTGLALTLFPNLTLAQLQAQEKEYSLSQLMGKSAIDLHGKDINLVKEAHDAFIEMKRAAYSAGVDLKIVSSYRSFDRQQVIFERKFIAYTDEGMAPLAAINKIIEYSTIPGTSRHHWGTDIDVIDGYQKVSGDVLVPSKYGEGQPFSNFKKWMDENSEKFGFYLVYTDNPKRRGFKYEPWHYSYAPISVPMLDAFRSKNIVQLYKNETFLGSEHFTAGFLRTYIADHMLDINQKLL, encoded by the coding sequence ATGCAAAGAAGATCATTTTTACACTATACCGGAATGACAGGCTTAGCCCTAACACTATTTCCAAACCTTACTTTAGCGCAATTACAAGCCCAAGAAAAAGAATATTCGCTCTCCCAATTAATGGGGAAATCGGCCATAGACTTGCATGGTAAAGATATTAATCTGGTCAAAGAAGCCCACGATGCATTTATCGAAATGAAACGGGCTGCCTACAGTGCAGGTGTCGATTTAAAAATTGTTTCCAGTTACCGTAGTTTTGACCGGCAACAAGTTATTTTTGAACGTAAATTTATAGCCTATACGGACGAAGGTATGGCGCCTTTAGCCGCTATCAATAAAATTATTGAGTACTCTACGATTCCGGGCACGAGTAGACACCATTGGGGAACCGATATTGATGTGATTGATGGCTATCAAAAAGTAAGTGGCGATGTATTGGTGCCTTCAAAATATGGGGAGGGACAGCCCTTCTCTAATTTTAAAAAATGGATGGATGAAAATTCTGAAAAATTTGGTTTTTATCTGGTCTATACAGACAATCCCAAAAGAAGAGGCTTTAAATATGAACCATGGCATTATAGCTATGCTCCTATTTCAGTACCTATGTTAGATGCTTTCAGAAGCAAAAATATTGTACAACTTTACAAAAATGAAACCTTTCTAGGGAGTGAGCATTTTACAGCAGGTTTTTTAAGAACCTACATCGCAGATCATATGCTCGATATAAATCAGAAACTTTTATAG